One part of the Candidatus Eisenbacteria bacterium genome encodes these proteins:
- a CDS encoding ABC transporter ATP-binding protein — protein MNLEIRDVGKRYPGNVWGLRGFSLDLGPGVLGLLGPNGAGKSTLMRILATITRPTEGSVTWDGTDIVAHPDGLRSALGYLPQDFGVYPNLNAREFLEYMAAVKGLDGRAARRRIEELVQLTNLAGVLRQPLGSFSGGMRQRVGIAQALLNDPKLLIVDEPTSGLDPEERARFRNLLSDLSGERIVILSTHIVSDVEAVATEIAILDRGTLLAHASPEELLRGSEGRAWEWVIPSSELAAARARLRISGAVRRGDGVHLRLVSDGPPGPGARQVPPTLEDAYLLWTATRREARA, from the coding sequence TTGAACCTCGAAATCCGCGACGTCGGCAAGCGCTACCCCGGAAACGTCTGGGGCCTCCGCGGCTTCAGCCTGGACCTCGGCCCCGGCGTGCTGGGACTGCTGGGGCCCAACGGGGCAGGGAAATCCACACTGATGCGCATCCTGGCCACCATCACGCGGCCCACCGAGGGCTCGGTGACCTGGGATGGCACGGACATCGTGGCCCACCCCGACGGCCTGCGCTCGGCCCTGGGATACCTGCCGCAGGACTTCGGCGTGTATCCCAATCTCAACGCGCGCGAGTTCCTGGAATACATGGCCGCGGTGAAGGGCCTCGACGGGCGCGCCGCGCGCCGCCGCATCGAAGAGCTGGTGCAGCTCACCAACCTGGCGGGGGTGCTGCGGCAACCGCTGGGCTCCTTCTCCGGCGGGATGCGGCAGCGCGTGGGCATCGCGCAGGCGCTGCTCAACGACCCGAAGCTGCTCATCGTGGACGAGCCCACCTCCGGGCTGGACCCCGAGGAGCGCGCGCGCTTCCGCAACCTGCTCTCGGATCTCTCCGGAGAGCGCATCGTGATCCTCTCCACCCACATCGTCTCGGACGTGGAGGCGGTGGCCACCGAGATCGCCATCCTGGACCGCGGGACGCTGCTGGCGCACGCCTCGCCCGAGGAATTGCTGCGCGGCAGCGAGGGCCGCGCATGGGAGTGGGTGATCCCCAGCTCGGAGCTGGCGGCGGCCCGCGCGCGCCTGCGCATCAGCGGCGCGGTGCGCCGCGGCGACGGGGTGCACCTGCGCCTGGTCTCGGACGGGCCCCCGGGCCCCGGCGCGCGGCAGGTCCCGCCGACACTGGAGGACGCCTACCTGTTGTGGACCGCGACGCGCCGCGAGGCCCGGGCGTGA
- a CDS encoding glycosyltransferase family 4 protein, with translation MRIAIVTQSFYPRLGGLTEHTAHTARELMRRGHDVTVITGAPSEPREVATDFRCVRLGRNMSVPMLGGVSDVAIGRGLRQDLSRLLTPGNFDVVHVHSPFIPTLPLFACDASRVPVVGHFHSYARRHWLMAAWRPYLRPRYRALTRRLAVSPAALEFLGRYFDTAGVRVVPSGVDPNRFHPEVPAYSRLRDGRVNLLFVGRLEPRKGLQVLLSALRRLNLGDRVRLLVVGDGPLREPLMAQAAFARCEVLFLRSVSPELLPRFYASADIFCAPATRNESFGIVLLEALASGLPVLATDMPGYRYVVRHGVDGVLVARRGAAGWADALRWILDDAATRETLARRARARAMEFAWPVVVDQLEEEYRAAAGLPAPASPRAAAPRP, from the coding sequence GTGCGCATCGCGATCGTAACCCAATCCTTCTACCCGCGCCTCGGCGGGCTCACCGAGCACACCGCGCACACCGCGCGCGAGTTGATGCGCCGCGGCCACGACGTGACGGTGATCACCGGCGCGCCCTCGGAGCCACGCGAGGTGGCCACAGATTTCCGCTGCGTGCGCCTGGGCCGCAACATGTCGGTGCCGATGCTGGGCGGCGTGTCCGACGTGGCCATCGGACGGGGCCTGCGCCAGGACCTCTCGCGGCTGCTCACGCCGGGCAACTTCGACGTGGTGCACGTGCACTCGCCGTTCATCCCCACGCTGCCGCTGTTCGCCTGCGACGCCAGCCGCGTGCCGGTGGTGGGCCACTTCCATTCGTACGCCCGGCGACACTGGCTGATGGCCGCGTGGCGCCCCTACCTCCGGCCCCGCTACCGCGCCCTCACGCGGCGCCTGGCGGTGAGCCCCGCGGCGCTGGAGTTCCTGGGCCGTTACTTCGACACCGCGGGCGTGCGCGTGGTGCCCAGCGGCGTGGACCCCAACCGCTTCCATCCCGAAGTGCCCGCCTACTCGCGGCTGCGGGACGGGCGCGTGAACCTGCTCTTCGTGGGCCGCCTGGAGCCGCGCAAGGGCCTGCAGGTACTGCTTTCGGCGCTGCGCCGGCTCAACCTGGGCGACCGCGTGCGGCTGCTGGTGGTGGGCGACGGACCGCTGCGCGAGCCGCTGATGGCCCAGGCCGCCTTCGCCCGCTGCGAGGTGCTGTTCCTGCGCAGCGTGAGCCCCGAGCTGCTGCCACGTTTCTATGCCTCGGCCGACATCTTCTGCGCGCCGGCCACCCGCAACGAGAGCTTCGGGATCGTGCTGCTGGAAGCACTCGCCAGCGGGCTGCCGGTGCTGGCCACCGACATGCCCGGGTACCGCTACGTGGTGCGTCACGGCGTGGACGGCGTGCTGGTGGCCCGCCGGGGGGCGGCCGGCTGGGCCGACGCGCTGCGCTGGATCCTGGACGACGCGGCCACCCGCGAGACGCTGGCGCGCCGCGCCCGCGCCCGCGCCATGGAATTCGCCTGGCCGGTGGTCGTGGACCAGCTCGAGGAAGAGTACCGCGCCGCCGCGGGTCTGCCCGCGCCCGCCTCCCCGCGGGCGGCCGCGCCGCGGCCCTAG
- a CDS encoding MFS transporter: MAALLSPLRSRPFRWLLAGQAFSLIGDRLNYLALVAVLSERTSQFRTAGGAGTLSGLAVALLLPAALLSPWAAGRIDRWARRDVMIQADAARAALTLGLAFAVPWLPTWGALTLVGVGAVANVFFLPARLAIVPELVRQDELNPANALGLLASVLATLFGTLLGGPLLALIGVRGALIADAATFAISVLTLLQLPRRAAADEDATGGLLRPAAPPVEAGASTPPTPRQAPGAASPRPLWPGARGFAELFRTERSVAAALLIWTTWIVGALLHVCGTLRIQELSPRITDLLAPALAAVGGGGAIGAAFFGSRLRRARSLLSGVGLWVAAVGLGLLALATDPAWIVAAAFVTGFATAPVYILADTELMEALPGSARGGAMAARDFFCKAGFLLVALGLGRLAGPASAPGWIAGGAVALAALGAYYAVRRPLRS, translated from the coding sequence GTGGCCGCGCTCCTTTCCCCGCTCCGCTCCCGCCCCTTCCGCTGGCTGCTGGCCGGCCAGGCCTTCTCGCTCATCGGCGACCGGCTCAACTACCTCGCGCTGGTGGCGGTGCTTTCCGAGCGCACTTCCCAGTTCCGGACCGCCGGCGGCGCCGGCACACTCTCGGGCCTCGCGGTGGCGCTGCTGCTGCCCGCGGCGCTGCTGAGCCCGTGGGCCGCCGGTCGGATCGACCGCTGGGCGCGGCGGGACGTGATGATCCAGGCCGACGCGGCGCGCGCCGCCCTGACGCTGGGGCTGGCGTTCGCGGTTCCATGGCTGCCCACCTGGGGCGCGCTGACGCTGGTGGGCGTCGGGGCGGTGGCCAACGTGTTCTTCCTGCCCGCGCGGCTGGCCATCGTGCCCGAGCTGGTGCGCCAGGACGAGCTCAACCCGGCCAACGCCCTGGGCCTGCTCGCCTCGGTGCTGGCCACGCTGTTCGGAACCCTCCTGGGCGGGCCGCTGCTGGCGCTCATCGGCGTGCGGGGAGCGCTGATCGCGGACGCGGCCACGTTCGCGATCAGCGTGCTCACGCTGCTGCAGCTGCCGCGGCGGGCGGCGGCCGATGAGGACGCGACCGGAGGCCTCCTGCGGCCCGCGGCGCCGCCGGTGGAAGCCGGCGCCTCCACCCCCCCGACTCCGCGGCAGGCCCCCGGCGCCGCATCCCCACGCCCCCTGTGGCCCGGTGCCCGCGGTTTCGCCGAGCTCTTCCGCACCGAGCGCTCGGTGGCCGCCGCGCTGCTGATCTGGACCACCTGGATCGTGGGGGCGCTGCTGCACGTGTGCGGCACGCTGCGCATCCAGGAATTGAGCCCGCGGATCACCGACCTGCTGGCGCCGGCGCTGGCCGCCGTGGGCGGAGGCGGGGCCATCGGCGCGGCGTTCTTCGGCTCGCGGCTGCGCCGCGCGCGTTCGCTGCTCTCGGGCGTGGGGCTGTGGGTGGCGGCGGTGGGCCTGGGCCTGCTGGCCCTGGCGACCGATCCCGCGTGGATCGTGGCGGCCGCGTTCGTGACCGGCTTCGCCACCGCGCCCGTCTACATCCTGGCCGACACCGAGCTGATGGAGGCGCTGCCCGGCTCGGCCCGCGGCGGCGCGATGGCGGCGCGGGACTTCTTCTGCAAGGCGGGATTCCTGCTGGTGGCGCTGGGGCTGGGGCGGCTGGCGGGCCCGGCGTCCGCTCCGGGCTGGATCGCGGGGGGCGCGGTGGCGCTGGCGGCCCTGGGCGCCTACTACGCCGTGCGCCGCCCGCTGCGTTCCTAG